Proteins from a single region of Neodiprion virginianus isolate iyNeoVirg1 chromosome 4, iyNeoVirg1.1, whole genome shotgun sequence:
- the LOC124303260 gene encoding mitogen-activated protein kinase-binding protein 1 isoform X5, producing MMEPPPTSKVLRAPSLKRGQENVRIQDRIKLERVLGVTVSSNAALDCDQTNGLVAYPAGCTVVLFNPRKNSQTHVLNACRKTVTSLALSGDGKLLATGECGHVPNVRVWDVADPHNAVQIAEFPGHKYGINCVAFSPGNKYVVSVGSQHDMIVNVWDWKNNVKVASNKVSSKVKAVSFAENGNYFVTVGNRHVKFWYLEYSRSAKYKEPVPLMGRSAILGEQRNNDFVDVACGRGEMADSTYAITKTGLLCEFNNRRLLDKWVELRTISANCMAVGAEYIFIGCAEGIVRCFSPVSLEFVTTLPRTHYLGVDVAQGLTISHMSQHPASAKYPDTIALAFDECHHKLTCVYNDHSIYVWDVRDIRRVGKSHSFLYHSACIWGVEMYPTGSDSVTAMPPGSFVTCSSDDTIRVWNLEKDLLPDDTMYRRNIYSNELLKVLYIDPELTYLKDLDLAAAGSAEKSDASYDGRNGVRSIRISPDGKHLASGDRSGNIRIHEVSTLEEICRVEAHDAEVLCLEYSRYSKFSKEDTPKLLASASRDRLIHVFSVDHGYNFVQTLDDHSSSITAVRFFNQTNQTNQIQMVSCGADKSIIFRQLQGTPGGTPQFARGHNAAGKTTLYDMEVDSSQKHVLTACQDRNIRVYNVATAKHSKTFKGSAGEDGSLIKVVLDASGIYVATSCTDKTLCVYDYYSGECMATMLGHSELVTGLRFSPDCRHLVSASGDGCVFVWKVPHDMVVTMQARLAQQAMRAGKRPQLVNGGGIALHLDNETFGAPPPEFLDPNANPTPQGTGIDYRFSVGQLPLWAKKQITTAAATEEPPALGGGVRMLGVDLPKGRWAQRVQQSDGITVKSVYDSDPVIPFPSPRVGGGVDSDGGGGGGGSKDSSIDSGTETKCSSDYRRDTMIIKRDDEENEFQPCPDSYRELTDDSKQDHESTEHDGDVEDYSEGENGTTGSEKSHHHHPLMYYPPTEDIVSNQFTVNAMDVEELRKSQRRLKKPRNGETARTNELTASGSQDDSDSEGGASTPSAERNPLSMLSEVSSESFDQLANQSHREKYLKSAFESLSGAEEPTNMLKTTSISSKFHGRTSSIGESGAGRVRNVAVINAAKHTRGDTDATKKREELQRRIEETRRKLQSVGYRSSLKSSQSISDLSSHIPAEKHHRQSRLNTVGTSGGRLSSKIIDSEEEGGGMRRACSLSDLSVSPPNRLLHGPIKVSGKLSTKNGTSSSRGNGSGGNGGQSRHTAGKGYANHMTRSSSVGVLNQQSDSESDVGISSGGRGWSNQNSGSRISGLMRPTISSQNKANHQMKSTSSSGNGLPSVLRRRGMQGAYSSVNLSQVGNHEDSSSEDTSSNGNSGKPALPPRPRSISIDHSSASIPTAMVRRSGSAATMTNGRGGANGPAGQGGGRLATANRNQLEPSPQELPVKDTDHAIDIASAELVMDNSLVSTQLCNTIADELTRTADNVVQLYKRLTLDNSGDPSATALDRDTMLRGLESSVNEAMHTLRLVAASAANHNEDGGHTNEATAKFQELVAGQDQGKVVNMMQQYSELLLNLMQQRMGGPQTNHT from the exons ATGCACGGTGGTGTTGTTCAATCCGCGAAAAAACAGTCAGACACATGTTCTCAATGCGTGCCGAAAGACCGTTACGTCACTGGCTTTATCCGGGGATGGGAAACTTCTTGCTACCGGCGAATGCGGCCACGTGCCGAATGTCCGTGTTTGGGATGTCGCCGATCCTCACAATGCCGTTCAGATCGCAGAATTTCCCGGACACAAGTACGGCATCAATTGCGTG GCGTTTTCACCAGGCAACAAATACGTTGTCTCGGTCGGTTCCCAGCACGACATGATCGTCAACGTCTGGGATTGGAAGAACAACGTGAAAGTGGCCTCTAATAAAGTCTCGAGTAAAGTGAAGGCTGTATCCTTTGCTGAAAATGGCAACTACTTTGTCACCGTTGGAAACAGGCACGTCAAGTTCTGGTACTTGGAATACTCGCGCAGTGCCAAG TACAAAGAGCCCGTACCCTTGATGGGTAGGTCGGCTATTCTCGGTGAGCAAAGGAACAATGATTTTGTCGACGTTGCCTGTGGACGGGGGGAAATGGCTGACTCGACTTACGCCATTACAAAGACTGGACTCCTTTGTGAATTTAATAATCGAAGGCTTTTAGATAAATGGGTTGAGTTAAGG ACAATCAGTGCAAATTGCATGGCTGTTGGTGccgaatatattttcataggCTGCGCCGAGGGTATAGTGAGGTGTTTCAGTCCCGTCTCGTTGGAATTTGTAACGACTTTACCCAGAACACATTACCTCGGAGTTGATGTTGCCCAAGGGTTGACCATCAG TCACATGTCTCAGCATCCAGCAAGCGCCAAATATCCGGACACTATTGCCCTGGCTTTCGACGAGTGCCATCATAAATTGACTTGCGTCTATAACGATCATAGTATTTACGTTTGGGATGTGAGAGACATAAGGAGGGTTGGAAAATCTCACTCGTTTCTCTATCATTCAGCGTGCATATGGGGTGTGGAAATGTATCCTACGGGATCTGATTCTGTCACCGCTATGCCACCTGGGAGCTTTGTTACCTGTTCGAGTGACGACACTATTCGCGTATGGAATCTAGAGAAGGATTTACTCCCCGATGACACCATGTACAGGAGGAATATCTACAGCAAT GAACTACTGAAGGTGTTGTACATCGATCCGGAATTGACGTATTTAAAGGATCTAGACTTGGCTGCAGCGGGATCTGCAGAAAAAAGTGACGCGTCTTACGACGGACGGAATGGTGTCAGATCAATTCGGATCAGTCCTGATGGGAAACACCTTGCATCTGGTGATAG gTCTGGTAATATCCGAATTCACGAAGTGTCCACTCTAGAAGAAATATGCCGTGTCGAAGCACACGACGCGGAGGTGCTTTGTCTTGAGTATTCTAGGTACTCTAAGTTTTCTAAAGAAGATACTCCTAAGCTGTTAGCCAGTGCCTCTAGAGACCGACTGATTCACGTGTTCAGCGTGGATCACGGTTACAATTTCGTACAAACTCTTGACGATCATAGCTCGTCCATAACGGCCGTCCGATTCTTCAATCAAACGAATCAAACCAACCAGATACAGATGGTCTCATGCGGTGCAGACAAGAGCATAATTTTCAGACAGCTTCAAGGG ACGCCTGGCGGGACGCCACAGTTTGCTAGAGGCCATAATGCAGCTGGAAAAACAACGTTGTATGATATGGAAGTGGATTCAAGTCAAAAGCACGTTTTAACAGCTTGCCAGGACAGAAATATTCGTGTTTACAATGTAGCTACTGCCAAACATAGTAAAACGTTCAAGGGATCCGCTGGGGAAGACGGATCTCTCATTAAGGTTGTCTTGG ATGCCTCAGGGATATACGTCGCTACTTCCTGCACGGATAAAACACTATGTGTGTACGACTACTACAGTGGAGAATGCATGGCAACGATGCTGGGCCATTCGGAGCTTGTTACAGGTCTGCGGTTCAGCCCCGATTGTCGACACTTGGTGTCGGCGAGTGGAGATGGCTGTGTTTTCGTGTGGAAAGTCCCCCACGACATGGTTGTCACCATGCAAGCCCGACTCGCTCAGCAGGCAATGCGAGCAGGAAA AAGGCCACAACTGGTCAATGGAGGTGGCATTGCTCTTCATCTGGACAACGAAACGTTTGGCGCTCCACCCCCAGAATTTCTTGACCCAAATGCGAATCCTACCCCTCAAGGAACCGGAATCGACTATCGGTTTAGCGTTGGACAGCTGCCTCTATGGGCTAAGAAACAAATAACCACTGCAGCTGCGACAGAAGAACCGCCTGCACTTGGCGGCGGGGTCAGAATGCTTGGCGTTGATCTGCCGAAAGGGCGATGGGCACAGAGAGTTCAACAAAGCGATGGTATCACTGTCAAGTCAGTTTACGATAGTGATCCAGTCATTCCATTCCCATCTCCTCGCGTTGGTGGCGGAGTAGACTCCGATGGTGGAGGAGGCGGAGGGGGCTCTAAAGACAGCTCCATTGATAGTGGTACCGAAACAAAATGTAGCAGTGATTATAGGCGAGATACCATGATCATCAAAAGG GACGacgaagaaaatgaatttcagcCATGTCCAGATAGTTACAGAGAACTGACTGATGATTCAAAACAG GACCATGAGAGTACCGAACATGATGGAGATGTCGAAGACTACTCAGAGGGAGAGAATGGTACGACTGGTTCCGAAAAGtctcatcatcatcatccgcTCATGTATTATCCACCCACCGAAGATATTGTCTCGAATCAATTCACTGTTAACGCCATGGACGTTGAAGAACTCAGAAA ATCTCAGAGGCGGTTGAAAAAACCAAGAAACGGAGAGACTGCACGAACTAACGAGCTCACAGCATCTGGTAGTCAGGATGACTCAGACTCAGAAGGTGGAGCATCGACACCAAGTGCAGAGCGCAATCCTCTATCTATGCTTTCAGAAGTCAGCTCTGAGAGTTTTGACCAATTGGCCAATCAAAGTcatcgtgaaaaatatttgaagagCGCGTTCGAATCTCTGAGCGGTGCTGAAGAACCAACAAATATGTTGAAGACGACTAGCATAAGTTCAAAATTTCATGGAAG GACCAGTTCCATTGGCGAAAGTGGGGCAGGCAGGGTCAGAAATGTCGCTGTGATAAATGCAGCAAAACATACGAGAGGTGATACAGATGCAACTAAGAAGCGAGAAGAATTACAGAGGAGAATAGAAGAAACTAGGAGAAAATTACAAAGT GTTGGATATCGATCATCTTTGAAATCAAGTCAGAGTATTTCCGATCTCAGTAGTCACATTCCTGCAGAGAAGCATCACCGACAAAGCAGACTGAACACAG TTGGCACTAGTGGGGGGCGGCTGTCCTCAAAAATTATTGACAGCGAGGAAGAGGGAGGTGGTATGCGACGTGCCTGCTCACTTAGCGACCTCTCCGTCAGTCCACCAAACCGGTTACTGCATGGTCCGATAAAAG TTTCAGGAAAGCTTAGCACCAAAAACGGAACTAGCTCTTCTAGGGGGAATGGTAGCGGGGGCAATGGAGGTCAGTCAAGACATACCGCGGGGAAAGGCTATGCTAATCACATGACACGCAGCAGCAGCGTAGGCGTATTGAATCAG CAAAGTGACTCCGAGTCAGACGTTGGTATTTCTAGTGGTGGAAGAGGTTGGAGCAATCAAAACAGTGGAAGCAGAATAAGTGGCTTAATGAGGCCAACGATTAGTTCACAAAATAAAGCAAATCATCAAATGAAATCCACTTCCTCTTCGGGAAATGGTCTTCCCTCGGTGCTACGGAGGCGTGGTATGCAGGGAGCTTATTCCAGTG TGAATCTAAGTCAAGTAGGAAATCATGAAGACTCAAGTTCAGAGGACACGTCTTCCAATGGGAATTCAGGAAAACCAGCTCTACCTCCGCGGCCTAGAAGTATCAGTATCGATCACTCCTCAGCCAG CATACCAACTGCGATGGTCAGAAGATCAGGATCGGCTGCAACGATGACCAATGGTAGGGGAGGAGCAAATGGGCCAGCTGGACAAGGGGGAGGCAGGTTGGCAACTGCAAACCGAAACCAACTTGAACCAAGTCCTCAAGAGCTTCCAGTCAAAGACACTGATCATGCAATCGATATTGCCAGTGCCGAAT TAGTCATGGATAACAGTTTAG TGTCTACTCAGTTGTGCAATACGATAGCAGATGAATTGACAAGGACAGCCGACAATGTGGTACAGCTCTACAAGCGCCTGACTCTTGATAACTCAGGCGACCCATCAGCTACGGCTCTTGATAGAGATACGATGCTGCGTGGTTTAGAATCGTCAGTTAACGAGGCTATGCACACTCTGAGGCTAGTGGCAGCTAGTGCTGCGAACCACAATGAAGACGGAGGACATACGAATGAAGCAACAGCCAAGTTCCAAGAACTTGTCGCTGGACAGGATCAAGGCAAAGTTGTGAACATGATGCAGCAGTACTCTGAGCTGCTTTTAAACCTGATGCAACAGAGAATGGGTGGACCCCAGACAAACCACACGTAA
- the LOC124303260 gene encoding mitogen-activated protein kinase-binding protein 1 isoform X6: protein MMEPPPTSKVLRAPSLKRGQENVRIQDRIKLERVLGVTVSSNAALDCDQTNGLVAYPAGCTVVLFNPRKNSQTHVLNACRKTVTSLALSGDGKLLATGECGHVPNVRVWDVADPHNAVQIAEFPGHKYGINCVAFSPGNKYVVSVGSQHDMIVNVWDWKNNVKVASNKVSSKVKAVSFAENGNYFVTVGNRHVKFWYLEYSRSAKYKEPVPLMGRSAILGEQRNNDFVDVACGRGEMADSTYAITKTGLLCEFNNRRLLDKWVELRTISANCMAVGAEYIFIGCAEGIVRCFSPVSLEFVTTLPRTHYLGVDVAQGLTISHMSQHPASAKYPDTIALAFDECHHKLTCVYNDHSIYVWDVRDIRRVGKSHSFLYHSACIWGVEMYPTGSDSVTAMPPGSFVTCSSDDTIRVWNLEKDLLPDDTMYRRNIYSNELLKVLYIDPELTYLKDLDLAAAGSAEKSDASYDGRNGVRSIRISPDGKHLASGDRSGNIRIHEVSTLEEICRVEAHDAEVLCLEYSRYSKFSKEDTPKLLASASRDRLIHVFSVDHGYNFVQTLDDHSSSITAVRFFNQTNQTNQIQMVSCGADKSIIFRQLQGTPGGTPQFARGHNAAGKTTLYDMEVDSSQKHVLTACQDRNIRVYNVATAKHSKTFKGSAGEDGSLIKVVLDASGIYVATSCTDKTLCVYDYYSGECMATMLGHSELVTGLRFSPDCRHLVSASGDGCVFVWKVPHDMVVTMQARLAQQAMRAGKRPQLVNGGGIALHLDNETFGAPPPEFLDPNANPTPQGTGIDYRFSVGQLPLWAKKQITTAAATEEPPALGGGVRMLGVDLPKGRWAQRVQQSDGITVKSVYDSDPVIPFPSPRVGGGVDSDGGGGGGGSKDSSIDSGTETKCSSDYRRDTMIIKRDDEENEFQPCPDSYRELTDDSKQVMGGNVTITRGSNLTELTRHSRSRHHTDDSSLGSFKFEDHESTEHDGDVEDYSEGENGTTGSEKSHHHHPLMYYPPTEDIVSNQFTVNAMDVEELRKSQRRLKKPRNGETARTNELTASGSQDDSDSEGGASTPSAERNPLSMLSEVSSESFDQLANQSHREKYLKSAFESLSGAEEPTNMLKTTSISSKFHGRTSSIGESGAGRVRNVAVINAAKHTRGDTDATKKREELQRRIEETRRKLQSVGYRSSLKSSQSISDLSSHIPAEKHHRQSRLNTVSGKLSTKNGTSSSRGNGSGGNGGQSRHTAGKGYANHMTRSSSVGVLNQQSDSESDVGISSGGRGWSNQNSGSRISGLMRPTISSQNKANHQMKSTSSSGNGLPSVLRRRGMQGAYSSVNLSQVGNHEDSSSEDTSSNGNSGKPALPPRPRSISIDHSSASIPTAMVRRSGSAATMTNGRGGANGPAGQGGGRLATANRNQLEPSPQELPVKDTDHAIDIASAELVMDNSLVSTQLCNTIADELTRTADNVVQLYKRLTLDNSGDPSATALDRDTMLRGLESSVNEAMHTLRLVAASAANHNEDGGHTNEATAKFQELVAGQDQGKVVNMMQQYSELLLNLMQQRMGGPQTNHT from the exons ATGCACGGTGGTGTTGTTCAATCCGCGAAAAAACAGTCAGACACATGTTCTCAATGCGTGCCGAAAGACCGTTACGTCACTGGCTTTATCCGGGGATGGGAAACTTCTTGCTACCGGCGAATGCGGCCACGTGCCGAATGTCCGTGTTTGGGATGTCGCCGATCCTCACAATGCCGTTCAGATCGCAGAATTTCCCGGACACAAGTACGGCATCAATTGCGTG GCGTTTTCACCAGGCAACAAATACGTTGTCTCGGTCGGTTCCCAGCACGACATGATCGTCAACGTCTGGGATTGGAAGAACAACGTGAAAGTGGCCTCTAATAAAGTCTCGAGTAAAGTGAAGGCTGTATCCTTTGCTGAAAATGGCAACTACTTTGTCACCGTTGGAAACAGGCACGTCAAGTTCTGGTACTTGGAATACTCGCGCAGTGCCAAG TACAAAGAGCCCGTACCCTTGATGGGTAGGTCGGCTATTCTCGGTGAGCAAAGGAACAATGATTTTGTCGACGTTGCCTGTGGACGGGGGGAAATGGCTGACTCGACTTACGCCATTACAAAGACTGGACTCCTTTGTGAATTTAATAATCGAAGGCTTTTAGATAAATGGGTTGAGTTAAGG ACAATCAGTGCAAATTGCATGGCTGTTGGTGccgaatatattttcataggCTGCGCCGAGGGTATAGTGAGGTGTTTCAGTCCCGTCTCGTTGGAATTTGTAACGACTTTACCCAGAACACATTACCTCGGAGTTGATGTTGCCCAAGGGTTGACCATCAG TCACATGTCTCAGCATCCAGCAAGCGCCAAATATCCGGACACTATTGCCCTGGCTTTCGACGAGTGCCATCATAAATTGACTTGCGTCTATAACGATCATAGTATTTACGTTTGGGATGTGAGAGACATAAGGAGGGTTGGAAAATCTCACTCGTTTCTCTATCATTCAGCGTGCATATGGGGTGTGGAAATGTATCCTACGGGATCTGATTCTGTCACCGCTATGCCACCTGGGAGCTTTGTTACCTGTTCGAGTGACGACACTATTCGCGTATGGAATCTAGAGAAGGATTTACTCCCCGATGACACCATGTACAGGAGGAATATCTACAGCAAT GAACTACTGAAGGTGTTGTACATCGATCCGGAATTGACGTATTTAAAGGATCTAGACTTGGCTGCAGCGGGATCTGCAGAAAAAAGTGACGCGTCTTACGACGGACGGAATGGTGTCAGATCAATTCGGATCAGTCCTGATGGGAAACACCTTGCATCTGGTGATAG gTCTGGTAATATCCGAATTCACGAAGTGTCCACTCTAGAAGAAATATGCCGTGTCGAAGCACACGACGCGGAGGTGCTTTGTCTTGAGTATTCTAGGTACTCTAAGTTTTCTAAAGAAGATACTCCTAAGCTGTTAGCCAGTGCCTCTAGAGACCGACTGATTCACGTGTTCAGCGTGGATCACGGTTACAATTTCGTACAAACTCTTGACGATCATAGCTCGTCCATAACGGCCGTCCGATTCTTCAATCAAACGAATCAAACCAACCAGATACAGATGGTCTCATGCGGTGCAGACAAGAGCATAATTTTCAGACAGCTTCAAGGG ACGCCTGGCGGGACGCCACAGTTTGCTAGAGGCCATAATGCAGCTGGAAAAACAACGTTGTATGATATGGAAGTGGATTCAAGTCAAAAGCACGTTTTAACAGCTTGCCAGGACAGAAATATTCGTGTTTACAATGTAGCTACTGCCAAACATAGTAAAACGTTCAAGGGATCCGCTGGGGAAGACGGATCTCTCATTAAGGTTGTCTTGG ATGCCTCAGGGATATACGTCGCTACTTCCTGCACGGATAAAACACTATGTGTGTACGACTACTACAGTGGAGAATGCATGGCAACGATGCTGGGCCATTCGGAGCTTGTTACAGGTCTGCGGTTCAGCCCCGATTGTCGACACTTGGTGTCGGCGAGTGGAGATGGCTGTGTTTTCGTGTGGAAAGTCCCCCACGACATGGTTGTCACCATGCAAGCCCGACTCGCTCAGCAGGCAATGCGAGCAGGAAA AAGGCCACAACTGGTCAATGGAGGTGGCATTGCTCTTCATCTGGACAACGAAACGTTTGGCGCTCCACCCCCAGAATTTCTTGACCCAAATGCGAATCCTACCCCTCAAGGAACCGGAATCGACTATCGGTTTAGCGTTGGACAGCTGCCTCTATGGGCTAAGAAACAAATAACCACTGCAGCTGCGACAGAAGAACCGCCTGCACTTGGCGGCGGGGTCAGAATGCTTGGCGTTGATCTGCCGAAAGGGCGATGGGCACAGAGAGTTCAACAAAGCGATGGTATCACTGTCAAGTCAGTTTACGATAGTGATCCAGTCATTCCATTCCCATCTCCTCGCGTTGGTGGCGGAGTAGACTCCGATGGTGGAGGAGGCGGAGGGGGCTCTAAAGACAGCTCCATTGATAGTGGTACCGAAACAAAATGTAGCAGTGATTATAGGCGAGATACCATGATCATCAAAAGG GACGacgaagaaaatgaatttcagcCATGTCCAGATAGTTACAGAGAACTGACTGATGATTCAAAACAG GTGATGGGAGGTAACGTGACCATAACTAGAGGTAGCAATTTGACGGAGTTGACTCGACATTCAAGAAGCCGCCATCACACGGACGACAGCAGCCTTGGAAGTTTCAAGTTCGAG GACCATGAGAGTACCGAACATGATGGAGATGTCGAAGACTACTCAGAGGGAGAGAATGGTACGACTGGTTCCGAAAAGtctcatcatcatcatccgcTCATGTATTATCCACCCACCGAAGATATTGTCTCGAATCAATTCACTGTTAACGCCATGGACGTTGAAGAACTCAGAAA ATCTCAGAGGCGGTTGAAAAAACCAAGAAACGGAGAGACTGCACGAACTAACGAGCTCACAGCATCTGGTAGTCAGGATGACTCAGACTCAGAAGGTGGAGCATCGACACCAAGTGCAGAGCGCAATCCTCTATCTATGCTTTCAGAAGTCAGCTCTGAGAGTTTTGACCAATTGGCCAATCAAAGTcatcgtgaaaaatatttgaagagCGCGTTCGAATCTCTGAGCGGTGCTGAAGAACCAACAAATATGTTGAAGACGACTAGCATAAGTTCAAAATTTCATGGAAG GACCAGTTCCATTGGCGAAAGTGGGGCAGGCAGGGTCAGAAATGTCGCTGTGATAAATGCAGCAAAACATACGAGAGGTGATACAGATGCAACTAAGAAGCGAGAAGAATTACAGAGGAGAATAGAAGAAACTAGGAGAAAATTACAAAGT GTTGGATATCGATCATCTTTGAAATCAAGTCAGAGTATTTCCGATCTCAGTAGTCACATTCCTGCAGAGAAGCATCACCGACAAAGCAGACTGAACACAG TTTCAGGAAAGCTTAGCACCAAAAACGGAACTAGCTCTTCTAGGGGGAATGGTAGCGGGGGCAATGGAGGTCAGTCAAGACATACCGCGGGGAAAGGCTATGCTAATCACATGACACGCAGCAGCAGCGTAGGCGTATTGAATCAG CAAAGTGACTCCGAGTCAGACGTTGGTATTTCTAGTGGTGGAAGAGGTTGGAGCAATCAAAACAGTGGAAGCAGAATAAGTGGCTTAATGAGGCCAACGATTAGTTCACAAAATAAAGCAAATCATCAAATGAAATCCACTTCCTCTTCGGGAAATGGTCTTCCCTCGGTGCTACGGAGGCGTGGTATGCAGGGAGCTTATTCCAGTG TGAATCTAAGTCAAGTAGGAAATCATGAAGACTCAAGTTCAGAGGACACGTCTTCCAATGGGAATTCAGGAAAACCAGCTCTACCTCCGCGGCCTAGAAGTATCAGTATCGATCACTCCTCAGCCAG CATACCAACTGCGATGGTCAGAAGATCAGGATCGGCTGCAACGATGACCAATGGTAGGGGAGGAGCAAATGGGCCAGCTGGACAAGGGGGAGGCAGGTTGGCAACTGCAAACCGAAACCAACTTGAACCAAGTCCTCAAGAGCTTCCAGTCAAAGACACTGATCATGCAATCGATATTGCCAGTGCCGAAT TAGTCATGGATAACAGTTTAG TGTCTACTCAGTTGTGCAATACGATAGCAGATGAATTGACAAGGACAGCCGACAATGTGGTACAGCTCTACAAGCGCCTGACTCTTGATAACTCAGGCGACCCATCAGCTACGGCTCTTGATAGAGATACGATGCTGCGTGGTTTAGAATCGTCAGTTAACGAGGCTATGCACACTCTGAGGCTAGTGGCAGCTAGTGCTGCGAACCACAATGAAGACGGAGGACATACGAATGAAGCAACAGCCAAGTTCCAAGAACTTGTCGCTGGACAGGATCAAGGCAAAGTTGTGAACATGATGCAGCAGTACTCTGAGCTGCTTTTAAACCTGATGCAACAGAGAATGGGTGGACCCCAGACAAACCACACGTAA